The Candidatus Binatia bacterium DNA segment CACCTCCATCTTACAAACCGGATCGACCGCCATAGGATTGTCTCCGCTTATCCTCCTCTACTACTGTACTTGGAAATTCACCCGCTTCAAAGATGAAATGCTACGCTTCGGTTTTTGCTCCGCGCTTTTTTGGCGGCGCAATTTACGCGTGATTTTGCGCGGGTTTCATCAAACGCGGAAAAAAGGACGGTGTGGAGGCCATGTACCGTCCGTATCGCTCACCGAACTCAGCAAGGACTTCACGCTCTTCTCTGCGGGCAAGACGAACGTACATCGTCACTAAGATCGGGAACATTATCAACGTAACCAGCGTCGGCCATTGGAAAAGAAATCCGAGCATGATGACAATAAAGCCGGCGTACTGCGGGTGGCGCATGTAAGCGTATGGCCCGGCGGTTGCTAATTTGTTCGCCTGCTGCGCTTCGTACAGCACCTTCCACGAGGCCGACAGCAGGATGAAGCCGCCGAAAATAAGAACGTTGCTCAAGATGTGGAGTGGATCGAAATGCGGATTGATTTTCCAGCCGAAAATCGTGTTCCACAGATGACCGGCGTCGTGCGAGAAAAAATCCACGCCCGGATAGCGGCTGACGAGCCAGCCGGACAGGAGATAGATCGTCAGCGGGAAGCCGTACATCTCGACGAACAGAGCGACGATGAACGCCGAGAAGGCGCCGAACGAGCGCCAATCCCGCTCCGTGCGGGGCTTCGTGAAGCTGAAAGCGAAGATGATGAAGACGAGCGAGTTGATCACGACCAAAGACCACAAACCGTATGCGGGTGATTCTTCCATTTCAGACCTCCTTCGGGTTGTCCCCAGGAGCCCTACTTGTGTTCCATATGGGTTTGGTCATCTTGCCCGCGGCCTCCATGCCTGCCGTGCATCAAGTAGTGCAGGAGCGGGCAAAGCAGCAGCAAGGCGTACGGCAAGATGCCCAGCAGATGCGCTCTATGTTCCGTCCAGAGAAAAAA contains these protein-coding regions:
- a CDS encoding isoprenylcysteine carboxylmethyltransferase family protein — encoded protein: MEESPAYGLWSLVVINSLVFIIFAFSFTKPRTERDWRSFGAFSAFIVALFVEMYGFPLTIYLLSGWLVSRYPGVDFFSHDAGHLWNTIFGWKINPHFDPLHILSNVLIFGGFILLSASWKVLYEAQQANKLATAGPYAYMRHPQYAGFIVIMLGFLFQWPTLVTLIMFPILVTMYVRLARREEREVLAEFGERYGRYMASTPSFFPRLMKPAQNHA
- a CDS encoding DUF2933 domain-containing protein, which codes for MPTEQISRLGGWVLSRSGLICLGFPAIVAFFLWTEHRAHLLGILPYALLLLCPLLHYLMHGRHGGRGQDDQTHMEHK